The Pecten maximus unplaced genomic scaffold, xPecMax1.1, whole genome shotgun sequence DNA segment TAGATCGTGGGTATATATTCCGCCCGTATTGAGAACTGACGAGGGCAACACCTACTACACCAGCTAACAGTCCTCCCTCCAACTAATGTTCTGACCTAGAGTCGTGAGTAcaggttgtaacctaaatcaacACTTTAAACCTGCAACATAACATCATATATGCAAGGCAGTCAGGACTGGATAGCTCGACAGTAAGACCGATGTCCAGGTTAGGGCGGTTTAGCTCGACAGTAAGACCTGTGTCCTGGTTAGGGTGGTTTAGCTCGACAGTAAGACCTATGTCCAGGTTGGGGCGGTTTAGCTCGACAGTAAGGCCTATGTCCAGGTTAGGGCGGTTTAGCTCGACAGTTAGACCGATGTCCAGGTTAGGGTGGTTTAGCTCGACAGTAGGACCTATGTCCAGGTTAGGGTGGTTTAGCTCGACAGTTAGACCGATGTCCAGGTTAGGGTGGTTTAGCTCGATAGTAAGACCTATGTCAAGGTAAGGGTGGTTTAGCTCGACAGTTAGACCGATGTCCAGGTTAGGGTTGTTTACCTCCACAGTTAGACCGATGTCCAGGTAAGGGTGGTTTAGCTCGACAGTTAGACCGATGTCCAGGTTAGGGTGGTTTAGCTCGACAGTTAGACCGATGTCCAGGTTAGGGTGGTTTAGCTCGACAGTAAGACCTATGTCCAGGTTAGGGTGGCTTAGCTCGACAGTTAGACCGATGTCCAGGTTAGGGTGGTTTAGCTCGACAGTAAGACATATGTGCTCGACATTAAGACCTATGTCCAGCTTAGGGTGGTTTAGCTCGACAGTAAGACCGATGTCCAGGTTGGGGTGGTATAGCTCGACAGTAAGACCTATGTCCAGGTTAGGGTGGTTTAGCTCGACAGTAAGACCTATGTCCAGGTTAGGGTGGTATAGCTCGACAGTAAGACCTATGTCCAGGTTAGGGTGGTATAGCTCGACAGTAAGACCTATGTCCAGGTTAGGGTGGTTAAGCTCGACAGTAAGACCGATGTCCAGGTTAGGGTGGTTTAGCTCGACAGTTAGACCGATGTCCAGGTTAGGGTGGTTTAGCTCGACAGTAAGACCTATGTCCAGGTTAGGGTGGTTTAGCTCGACAGTAAGACCGATATCCAGATTAGGGTGGTTTAGC contains these protein-coding regions:
- the LOC117320311 gene encoding uncharacterized protein LOC117320311, whose protein sequence is LNHPNLDIGLTVELNHPNLDICLTVELNHPNLDIGLTVELNHPNLDIGLTVELNHPNLDIGLTVELNHPNLDIGLTVELNHPNLDIGLTVELNHPNLDIGLTVELNHPNQDIGLTVELNHPNQDIGLAVELNHPNQDIGLTVELNHPNQDIGFTVELNHPNLDIGLTVELNHPNLDIGLTVELNHPNLDIGLTVELNHPNLDIGLTVELNHPNLDIGLTVELYHPNLDIGLTVELYHPNLDIGLTVELNHPNLDIGLTVELYHPNLDIGLTVELNHPKLDIGLNVEHICLTVELNHPNLDIGLTVELSHPNLDIGLTVELNHPNLDIGLTVELNHPNLDIGLTVELNHPYLDIGLTVEVNNPNLDIGLTVELNHPYLDIGLTIELNHPNLDIGLTVELNHPNLDIGPTVELNHPNLDIGLTVELNRPNLDIGLTVELNRPNLDIGLTVELNHPNQDTGLTVELNRPNLDIGLTVELSSPDCLAYMMLCC